A portion of the Lysinibacillus timonensis genome contains these proteins:
- the sigW gene encoding RNA polymerase sigma factor SigW yields MDALVNKRIKQVLKGDQNAFSDIVSLYQHKLYQICYRMLGNKHEAEDISQEAFVRAYINLHSFDQKRKFSTWLYRIATNLCIDRIRKKKPDYYLDAEVAGTDGLDMYSQISSDDQMPDDAAIQMELQDRIQYEISRLPDKYRSAIVLKYIEELSLQEISEILELPLGTVKTRIHRGREALRKQLKNM; encoded by the coding sequence ATGGATGCGCTAGTGAACAAAAGAATAAAGCAAGTATTAAAAGGTGACCAAAACGCATTTTCCGATATTGTGAGTCTCTACCAGCATAAACTATATCAAATATGTTACCGAATGTTAGGCAATAAACATGAAGCAGAAGATATATCGCAAGAAGCATTTGTACGTGCGTATATCAACCTACATTCTTTTGATCAGAAACGTAAATTCTCAACATGGTTATATCGTATTGCTACAAACCTATGTATTGATAGAATTCGAAAGAAAAAACCTGATTATTATTTAGATGCTGAAGTTGCTGGGACAGATGGACTTGATATGTATTCTCAAATTTCATCAGATGATCAGATGCCAGATGATGCTGCCATTCAGATGGAATTACAAGATCGAATCCAATATGAAATAAGCCGATTACCTGATAAGTACAGGTCGGCTATTGTTTTAAAATATATTGAGGAACTCTCTTTACAGGAAATTAGCGAGATTTTAGAATTGCCTTTAGGAACAGTTAAAACAAGAATTCATAGAGGGCGAGAAGCTCTTCGAAAGCAATTGAAAAATATGTAG
- the rocF gene encoding arginase encodes MEKKKISIIGVPSDYGQRRRGVDMGPSAIRYANITERLTELGYTIKDEGDIQVIRGNVTVQQNNKLLNLNEIVEISSRLAGKVEDVISEGAFPLVLGGDHSIAIGTLAGLAKHYNNLGVIWYDAHADLNTPETTPSGNIHGMPLAISLGLGNNQLVNINGYGPKIKPENVIIIGARSVDPGEKELIKELGIKVYSMHEIDRLGMTKVIEESIAYFKQRNVDGVHLSLDLDGLDPLYTPGVGTPVPGGITYRESHLAMEMLEEAQIITSAEFVEVNPILDERNKTADTAVALMGSLLGEKLV; translated from the coding sequence ATGGAAAAGAAAAAGATTTCAATTATTGGAGTACCATCAGACTATGGTCAAAGACGCCGTGGAGTGGATATGGGGCCTAGTGCAATCCGATATGCAAATATTACAGAACGTTTAACTGAACTGGGTTATACAATTAAAGATGAGGGAGATATTCAAGTCATTAGGGGAAACGTTACAGTTCAGCAAAATAATAAATTATTAAATTTAAATGAAATTGTTGAAATTAGTAGTCGACTTGCAGGAAAAGTTGAAGATGTTATTAGTGAGGGTGCATTTCCTCTTGTTTTAGGAGGAGATCATAGTATTGCAATAGGTACTCTAGCAGGATTAGCAAAACATTATAATAACCTAGGTGTTATTTGGTATGATGCGCATGCAGATTTAAATACACCTGAAACAACACCTTCTGGAAATATACATGGTATGCCATTAGCCATTAGTCTTGGTTTAGGAAATAACCAGTTAGTTAATATTAATGGCTATGGGCCGAAAATAAAGCCTGAAAATGTTATTATAATTGGTGCACGTTCAGTCGATCCAGGTGAAAAGGAATTAATTAAAGAACTTGGAATAAAAGTGTATTCGATGCATGAAATAGATCGTTTAGGGATGACGAAGGTAATTGAAGAATCTATAGCATATTTTAAGCAAAGAAATGTAGATGGTGTTCATTTGTCGTTAGATCTTGATGGATTAGATCCACTATACACTCCTGGAGTTGGAACGCCGGTACCTGGAGGAATAACATACCGTGAAAGTCACTTAGCTATGGAAATGCTAGAAGAAGCTCAAATTATTACTTCTGCTGAATTTGTGGAAGTCAATCCAATTCTAGATGAAAGAAATAAAACAGCAGATACTGCAGTTGCCTTAATGGGGTCTCTTTTAGGTGAGAAATTAGTCTGA